The stretch of DNA TATTAAGGGGAAAAATGGTTTATTGGTCAGTTTATTGGTCAAAGCTTTTCTCTTCACCATTTTGTTTGTGACAAAACTAAGAAGGTGGAAAGACAAAATAGGAAGTAAAAAAACAAGCATAGTAAAAAACAAGCCGAagtggtttggttcggttcttaattttagtttttaagaATTGAATAATCGATGAATTGAACCAATAATTGTATTATTAACCAGTTCAGTCCAATAACACACAACAACCCATATATACAATTGGTCAAacttatagtaaaaaaaaatggaccaACATGATGACATTAACAAATATTGTGTAGTTTACGTGTATGTTTACATTTTTAGAAATTGTTGGAATCCATCTCACCAATGGTGAAGTTAACAATGACGATAATGTGCATGAAGCAATCTAAGGTTgaatttattgtttaatattaTACCTATGTATAGACTGTTTCAATGTTCTATTTTCTACTATTCTAATTAGAGTAAAATGCCAAGTACCTCTGAAATTGCAagattcgtcaaataccccctaaaatttgaaaattatcaaatacaCTCTTGAATTTGTAAGACATCTATCAAATTTTAGGAGGGTATTTGATCGACGGCACTTGTGCATATTATCTGTGTTATGTTATAGATGTCATGTGCATTTTCAGTAGTTGTTTTATGAATAAAGTCAGATTTAAGTTACATTTTAGATTAATAATCACATGACAAGTTAAGATGTTTGATCATAAAATTTACTTAGTAATTTAAAGCATCAAGATTTGGATTGGAATTATAATTCCGCTAGCACAATGAAGTTTGATTGCTGAGGAGTTTAGAAGAACTTATTTGACATAAGCATTAGTCAAGTGTTTGAAATAGCTTATCATATGTCTATAAGTAGTTTTCATCTTATTATCAAAAGCTTTTCCAAAAAGCCTGTGATCATATGTTTTCTGATGATGATACGAGCCAGGAGGATGATTCCTTGGTCTTTGTTATAAATTCCATTCTCCTCTGCCAATGTATCTACCTGGAGTCTCTATAATTCAGTTAAACACAGTACAATACAAAATTTTGTTTCAATACTAAATAAATCACATTTCAATCATTCAAATTGTTTTCTAAACTGTACATCAAATGCTGTACACCACGCCAAACTAAGGAATACAACGAACCACAATTTGATCCGATTTAAACGGATCACTCTGTTTAGATCAGATTTTAGAATGCCCCACTACTCAATCAAGGGTGAGTGGATTTGTACACTTTCAAAAAAATTCACCGGTTGAACTTGAAACTATGAGAGAGTGGAATCACCATAATCTAAGtctcgggacagcaacaacagATGCATCAAAATATAACATGTTGTTGTCAGATTTTTGCCTAGCCCTTGAGTTACCAGTGGGAATCTTCAACTCCGGTGTTGAATATGAAACTGGTAAATACTGTGGTTACGTCCCTGGCCAGTAACCGAACAAAAATTAAAGCTTGAAATCAATCCAAATCATTAAAAGTCCAAAGTAGAAATAGATAAAATATTAAGCGGTAAGGCATGGGAGTATCTTACTTCAGATTAGGAAGAGTCAGGTGGTTCAAGATTGAAGGGTTCCGAACGACAAATTCTCTCCACTCTTCTTTACTGATCTTACCATCCTTGTCAGCATCAACATCTTGAAAtgtctgattttttttaaatgttactTAAAGGAATAAAAGATTAGACTTAAACAACACAAGAGAGAAATAGATTTCCAGCAAACAATTACCTTATCAATAATGGTTTCAAGGATTTCATTTCCCAAGTTCAGGCCACATTCTGACAAAATGGCGACCACCATTTGTCGAACCTGAAAAAAGTTGTCGGATAACAAAATAGTTTCAAACATCGGTAAACATAAAAGTATATGGGCAAACAAAAATACATTGGAGCCAATAACACCTTTGTGACCTGGACATGCCAGGATACTCACTTCTTCTCGTTCAATGTATCCAGTCTGCCTCAAGTCATACAATCTAAAAGCAACTGAAAgcaaacaaagaaaatatatttgatattttatcaatACTAATGGTATTAAAACAGATAAGATAATATAAAAGTACAGCTGCAAAATGCTTATTGAAGTCTTACaatcaattttcttttccaaaGGAGTATCAGGATGAAAGACACTGAGAGCATGCACAAACTCCTCGAATTCTATAACACCATTCTTTTTTTCATCAAAGAGATCAAAGACCTATGAAATTTTACAGACAACAAAAAGGAGTAAATTATACAGCCACTAGAGGAAATACCCATAAACAGCATATCTTTCCGCAAATCAAGTATATACATATCTGTCTAAAATGATAGATTATCACAATCTTAATGTCCCAATCCCTTGTATACTTCTATTAATGTTATATCCTCTGaattcaaaaatgaaaatttcccCCTCCCTTCAATTTTCCTCTAAAACCCTCCATCCAAGCATAAAAAGCAAGAAAATGGGAATAATACACATAGAACATCATATCCTGATACCGCCGGCCATTTCATATAAGGTCAACAATGCAAAACTAGAAGTTGAAACATCAGAAACATGTCTTACAATATCTCTGCCAAAAGTAAGGATACATATTTGAGCTTTTACATAGTTTTATTCAAAGCAGCTAGGATGTTATACCAATCCATCACAACAAGTTAAAACTTAAGTTTGTGAGGCAAGGCAACAACTCTTTATAAAAGGAGAAAGGGGCTTACTAATAAACAACTTCGAATGGAATGATATGGTAAACACTTGAGTTTGATGTTTACATAACATATCAGACTGGCTAAATTAACTAATAGTCTATATTTCTATAAAAGGAAAATGCAGAGTGGAAAGATGAATAATTGGAGCCCTCAGTATTCTCATTTAATTCATGAGCAGAGATTTATCTTCTGGGAGCAGAAATATGTTAACATAGAAACAAAAGATGAATGGCATAAAGCATCACGCATAAGTTAAtcatattgttgaaacaaaTTCAGCTTGAATATGCTTTGAGATTTTGGAGATAATAACTTGATAAAACTCAAGATGATATTGGAGATAATAAGGCTGGAATAATGGAACTTGATCAAAAATCTTAAAGGGGAAGATTGAATATGCTTTGAGATTTTAGTTTACAGATTCTAAGGGATGAAAAGTTCTGGTAGGAAAATGAGCTGTGTGAACAAAAAGAAAGTATCAGGTAGGAATATAATTCCGCAGATTAACCCCAACTTACCCAAATGCAGGGATGTGAATATTTTGGTCCTCCTTGAAAGGTAAACCTTGCAAGTCAAAAATTGACTTCCTTAATACAATAAGGCCTCATGAATgaaatgaagaaaagaaaaaacaaaaatagaatcAATAAGCTAATAACAGTATTGAAAATGATTATACCCTATCAAGGAAAAGATTCTTGCCAACTGTGGTCTTCAATAGTGCCAATGTAAGCTCTTCCTTCAAAgagagaaggaaaaagagtTAAAGGGTGCGATCAGACCACAAAACAACAGAGTCAGCACAAAAAACagatttttatctttaaaaaaagCACAAAATTATGATAGAAAAAGTCAGTCACAATCTAAGTTGTTATTTTCACAACATTTCATTGAAGTTAGCCACATTGCATATGAGAATAAACATTGTTCTGATAATAAAATGAGTAAACTAACAACTCAGTCAATTAAATATTGGAGTGTGACCACATTAGTCTTCTAAAGATTATTGTCAACAATTTTTCCCCTCATAGTTTAAAGCATCAACATAGTAGTCCTCCAAAGGATTTTTTAACAACATGGATCCTCAGTGATCACCATGTTTCTGCAGACATCTAAAGCCAAAATGTAAATGCCAACCGTTCGATTAATTTAACAGCTGACATAGTCTCTCAACCTCCAATGACTGACATTGGAGATGGAGAGAGCTTCAGAACATTTTGATTCCAAAGTTGCAAAGGATCTGGATTCTGATAGAGACTTGAATGTGAAAGTGGGCCTTGACTTTGGCCCAAGACTAAGGTGTAGAAAGGAAGAGAGAAAGGAATGATGAGGTGGCATGAGAGCATGAAATGCATGAGGACTTATTCTACTATATAAAGAGTAGTGAAGAGAAGGAATAACTTAGCTAGAATTTCAGTTAGAATTAGTGGGATCACTTACAGTGATTTGGGGCACTTAGTGCTTTGGGGCTAGTAGACTCTCTCTACTAGTTTGTTACTTCCTCATTTCCTGCTTTTACTCATAGTATTTGGATCTTTCATTAATACAATTTCTTCCATTTTACCTTATAATTCATCCATCAAATTACtgttttattcataaaaatcaCTCAGAACCCATCAGATTCATTTTTCaccaaataatttatttttgacagaAACCAAATTACTTCATTTGATTAATAATGAAAGGTTCACTACATGTTGGCATATGCTAGAAAAACTGAGGAATAGCTCACGATGTAGCCACCCTTGCTCTAAGGTGTGAGCAACCACATTTGCTTCCTTCATAAGAAACTCAATATATGAGAGTATTTATATTAAGAGACAAATGAAGTTCTACACA from Trifolium pratense cultivar HEN17-A07 linkage group LG5, ARS_RC_1.1, whole genome shotgun sequence encodes:
- the LOC123883168 gene encoding calcineurin B-like protein 10 isoform X3 — protein: MENSLSVSSSLTIGETLCAVFFPLIGIAEALIYTLTSCFDCRNQDQKKNKNKFSTFEDILALANDSPFNVNEIEALHELYKKLSCSIIDDGLIHKEELTLALLKTTVGKNLFLDRVFDLFDEKKNGVIEFEEFVHALSVFHPDTPLEKKIDFAFRLYDLRQTGYIEREEVRQMVVAILSECGLNLGNEILETIIDKTFQDVDADKDGKISKEEWREFVVRNPSILNHLTLPNLKDVTTVFTSFIFNTGVEDSHW
- the LOC123883168 gene encoding calcineurin B-like protein 10 isoform X1; this encodes MENSLSVSSSLTIGETLCAVFFPLIGIAEALIYTLTSCFDCRNQDQKKNKNKFSTFEDILALANDSPFNVNEIEALHELYKKLSCSIIDDGLIHKEELTLALLKTTVGKNLFLDRVFDLFDEKKNGVIEFEEFVHALSVFHPDTPLEKKIDFAFRLYDLRQTGYIEREEVSILACPGHKGVIGSNVFLFAHILLCLPMFETILLSDNFFQVRQMVVAILSECGLNLGNEILETIIDKTFQDVDADKDGKISKEEWREFVVRNPSILNHLTLPNLKDVTTVFTSFIFNTGVEDSHW
- the LOC123883168 gene encoding calcineurin B-like protein 10 isoform X2, translating into MENSLSVSSSLTIGETLCAVFFPLIGIAEALIYTLTSCFDCRNQDQKKNKNKFSTFEDILALANDSPFNVNEIEALHELYKKLSCSIIDDGLIHKVFDLFDEKKNGVIEFEEFVHALSVFHPDTPLEKKIDFAFRLYDLRQTGYIEREEVSILACPGHKGVIGSNVFLFAHILLCLPMFETILLSDNFFQVRQMVVAILSECGLNLGNEILETIIDKTFQDVDADKDGKISKEEWREFVVRNPSILNHLTLPNLKDVTTVFTSFIFNTGVEDSHW
- the LOC123883168 gene encoding calcineurin B-like protein 10 isoform X4 — translated: MENSLSVSSSLTIGETLCAVFFPLIGIAEALIYTLTSCFDCRNQDQKKNKNKFSTFEDILALANDSPFNVNEIEALHELYKKLSCSIIDDGLIHKEELTLALLKTTVGKNLFLDRVFDLFDEKKNGVIEFEEFVHALSVFHPDTPLEKKIDFAFRLYDLRQTGYIEREEVSILACPGHKGSTNGGRHFVRMWPELGK